The following coding sequences lie in one Rissa tridactyla isolate bRisTri1 chromosome Z, bRisTri1.patW.cur.20221130, whole genome shotgun sequence genomic window:
- the ACOT12 gene encoding acetyl-coenzyme A thioesterase isoform X1, whose translation MERRGAAAGGDVCMCQTVFPAHANQRGELSAGQLLKWMDATACLAAEKHAGVSCVTASMDDIQFEEAARVGQIITIKAKVNRAFKTSMEVGIKVTVQDVLTNVEKIVSVAYATYVAKPVGAGKIELEPVKLLSREDHLEHSLAIERRRIRLGYEQVFQNLMQESNKEDSFEEEDAVSTDLTHVQSIELVQPPHANHHGNTFGGQIMAWMERVASISASRLCRSYPILKSVNMFKFWGPSVVGDRLVFNAIVNNTFQNSVEVGVRVEAYNCEEWIKNQARHINSAFLIFNTVNDKGELLPFPRIKPTTKDDMRRYHGAIARRRIRLARKCMLSAKEDKPSDSWERSNQAYVSYSNIAALTHLAAKPGWEITSTLDDIKIWTHEEGDVLSFKVEMQVKIPSHLAFSLLSDFTLRQQWDKHFLTCEVLQAVNEDEKIYYITSPPMTGRKPRDFVILVSQRQPCKQSEPYIVAAKSVTLTSVPPSPEYCRSKILCAGFQIYTDSNSSCTVCYFNQVTSGVMPYLAANLTGSSKSIEDTALECIKFLELKDSKY comes from the exons ATggagcggcgcggggcggcggcgggcggcgatgTCTGCATGTGCCAGACCGTCTTCCCGGCCCACGCCAACCAGCGAGGGGAACTGAGCGCCGGGCAGCTCCTCAAGTGGATGGACGCCACCGCCTGCCTCGCAG CTGAGAAACATGCTGGTGTGTCTTGTGTGACAGCGTCTATGGATGACATACAATTTGAAGAGGCTGCCAG GGTTGGACAAATCATTACCATCAAAGCAAAGGTGAACAGAGCATTCAAAACCAGCATGGAG GTTGGCATCAAGGTTACAGTACAGGACGTTCTGACTAATGTTGAAAAAATTGTGAGTGTGGCATATGCAACATATGTAGCCAAACCAGTTGGTGCTGGAAag aTTGAATTAGAACCTGTAAAGCTTCTGTCTAGAGAAGACCACCTGGAGCACTCCCTGGCTATTGAGAGAAGAAGAATCCGACTGGGCTATGAGCAGGTCTTTCAGAACCTAATGCAGGAGAGTAATAAGGAAG atTCTTTTGAAGAGGAAGATGCAGTTTCAACTGACCTTACTCATGTACAGAGTATTGAGCTTGTCCAGCCTCCTCATGCAAACCATCACGGAAACACTTTTGGTGGCCAGATCATGGCTTGGATGGAGAGAGTGGCAAGTATTTCAGCAAG CCGCCTTTGTCGTTCATACCCCATTTTGAAATCAGTCAATATGTTTAAATTCTGGGGACCGTCCGTCGTGGGTGACCGCCTTGTCTTCAATGCAATTGTGAACAATACATTCCAGAATAG TGTCGAGGTTGGTGTTCGTGTTGAGGCTTACAACTGTGAAGAATGGATCAAGAACCAAGCACGGCATATTAACAGCgcatttctcatttttaacacTGTAAATGACAAAGGAGAGCTGCTCCCTTTCCCCAGAATCAAACCTACTACAAAG GATGATATGAGGCGATACCATGGAGCTATTGCCCGAAGGAGAATTCGACTAGCCAG aaaatgcATGCTGTCTGCTAAGGAAGACAAACCTTCTGATTCCTGGGAGAGAAGCAACCAG GCATATGTGAGTTACAGCAATATAGCTGCACTGACACACCTAGCAGCAAAACCAGGATGGGAGATAACCAGTACACTGGATGAT ataaaaatatgGACTCATGAGGAGGGTGATGTGTTGTCATTCAAAGTAGAAATGCAAGTGAAGATACCATCGCATCTAGCTTTCTCCCTTTTGTCTGACTTCACACTCCGCCAACAATGGGACAAACATTTCTT AACTTGTGAAGTCCTCCAGGCTGTGAATGAAGATGAGAAAATATATTATATTACGTCTCCACCCATGACTGGCCGTAAACCCAGAGACTTTGTGATTCTTGTGTCTCAAAGGCAACCCTGTAAGCAAAG TGAACCCTACATAGTAGCTGCAAAGTCAGTTACCCTTACGTCTGTGCCACCTTCTCCAGAATACTGCAGAAGTAAAATCCTTTGTGCTGGATTCCAGATCTACACTGACAGCAACAGCTCCTGTACG gTGTGTTACTTCAATCAAGTGACATCAGGTGTTATGCCTTACTTAGCTGCAAATCTTACTGGCTCATCAAAATCCATTGAAGACACTGCTTTGGAATGTATAAAGTTCTTGGAGCTGAAAGACAGCAAGTACTGA
- the ACOT12 gene encoding acetyl-coenzyme A thioesterase isoform X2, with translation MDDIQFEEAARVGQIITIKAKVNRAFKTSMEVGIKVTVQDVLTNVEKIVSVAYATYVAKPVGAGKIELEPVKLLSREDHLEHSLAIERRRIRLGYEQVFQNLMQESNKEDSFEEEDAVSTDLTHVQSIELVQPPHANHHGNTFGGQIMAWMERVASISASRLCRSYPILKSVNMFKFWGPSVVGDRLVFNAIVNNTFQNSVEVGVRVEAYNCEEWIKNQARHINSAFLIFNTVNDKGELLPFPRIKPTTKDDMRRYHGAIARRRIRLARKCMLSAKEDKPSDSWERSNQAYVSYSNIAALTHLAAKPGWEITSTLDDIKIWTHEEGDVLSFKVEMQVKIPSHLAFSLLSDFTLRQQWDKHFLTCEVLQAVNEDEKIYYITSPPMTGRKPRDFVILVSQRQPCKQSEPYIVAAKSVTLTSVPPSPEYCRSKILCAGFQIYTDSNSSCTVCYFNQVTSGVMPYLAANLTGSSKSIEDTALECIKFLELKDSKY, from the exons ATGGATGACATACAATTTGAAGAGGCTGCCAG GGTTGGACAAATCATTACCATCAAAGCAAAGGTGAACAGAGCATTCAAAACCAGCATGGAG GTTGGCATCAAGGTTACAGTACAGGACGTTCTGACTAATGTTGAAAAAATTGTGAGTGTGGCATATGCAACATATGTAGCCAAACCAGTTGGTGCTGGAAag aTTGAATTAGAACCTGTAAAGCTTCTGTCTAGAGAAGACCACCTGGAGCACTCCCTGGCTATTGAGAGAAGAAGAATCCGACTGGGCTATGAGCAGGTCTTTCAGAACCTAATGCAGGAGAGTAATAAGGAAG atTCTTTTGAAGAGGAAGATGCAGTTTCAACTGACCTTACTCATGTACAGAGTATTGAGCTTGTCCAGCCTCCTCATGCAAACCATCACGGAAACACTTTTGGTGGCCAGATCATGGCTTGGATGGAGAGAGTGGCAAGTATTTCAGCAAG CCGCCTTTGTCGTTCATACCCCATTTTGAAATCAGTCAATATGTTTAAATTCTGGGGACCGTCCGTCGTGGGTGACCGCCTTGTCTTCAATGCAATTGTGAACAATACATTCCAGAATAG TGTCGAGGTTGGTGTTCGTGTTGAGGCTTACAACTGTGAAGAATGGATCAAGAACCAAGCACGGCATATTAACAGCgcatttctcatttttaacacTGTAAATGACAAAGGAGAGCTGCTCCCTTTCCCCAGAATCAAACCTACTACAAAG GATGATATGAGGCGATACCATGGAGCTATTGCCCGAAGGAGAATTCGACTAGCCAG aaaatgcATGCTGTCTGCTAAGGAAGACAAACCTTCTGATTCCTGGGAGAGAAGCAACCAG GCATATGTGAGTTACAGCAATATAGCTGCACTGACACACCTAGCAGCAAAACCAGGATGGGAGATAACCAGTACACTGGATGAT ataaaaatatgGACTCATGAGGAGGGTGATGTGTTGTCATTCAAAGTAGAAATGCAAGTGAAGATACCATCGCATCTAGCTTTCTCCCTTTTGTCTGACTTCACACTCCGCCAACAATGGGACAAACATTTCTT AACTTGTGAAGTCCTCCAGGCTGTGAATGAAGATGAGAAAATATATTATATTACGTCTCCACCCATGACTGGCCGTAAACCCAGAGACTTTGTGATTCTTGTGTCTCAAAGGCAACCCTGTAAGCAAAG TGAACCCTACATAGTAGCTGCAAAGTCAGTTACCCTTACGTCTGTGCCACCTTCTCCAGAATACTGCAGAAGTAAAATCCTTTGTGCTGGATTCCAGATCTACACTGACAGCAACAGCTCCTGTACG gTGTGTTACTTCAATCAAGTGACATCAGGTGTTATGCCTTACTTAGCTGCAAATCTTACTGGCTCATCAAAATCCATTGAAGACACTGCTTTGGAATGTATAAAGTTCTTGGAGCTGAAAGACAGCAAGTACTGA